The following proteins are co-located in the Tachysurus vachellii isolate PV-2020 chromosome 19, HZAU_Pvac_v1, whole genome shotgun sequence genome:
- the ncoa6 gene encoding nuclear receptor coactivator 6 isoform X3 yields MAQQPGPPEITWCTGSPGVTLSTEDDSGLEDGDDVCSNHGNSGLDWSQNPHGKKECTTIFVAFKGNLYDDDFQHKLDTILNGMPQMLSLGPERLAPQRVEPWNSVRVTFNIPREAAERLRLLAQNNQQQLRDLGILSVQIEGEGPINVAGGQNRGQEVRVNGPIGPPAQMRMDVGFPMQQGPAGMRMNNPSMVPSGPGMAPQGMVPGSSGQMHPRVMRPATQSDSMDPMMSGLALQQPQQLQHPQAPHGPPTPMGPQGHHIQAMQANRQLNPTALQQLQQQQQQHQQQQAQLAQLSGARGPFNPSNQMPIPPGWNQLPPGVLQPPPTQGSMPPNWRKAPPQGQIVQRPPSLASVQTPNHPPPPYPFGSQQAGQVFNAMAQQQQQTPGANQFAAPQPKVPQGVVGVVGSRVPPSLPPVSASQSNLAAKSPGSSSSPFHQGSPGTPPMIGQGQLGPRPTTPQGFPQGVGSPGRAVLGQQGNVQPGFMGMPQHGQVPQGGMGGMPKRMPMGFSNVSQNYVQGQVTTSGAGTPTGGTLQLQSGQNMAHPGPQPSVSTPNHMQPNSLQSGGIGHHGGMPPQPPSSSGGGMGQPQSGLQTQMMGMQTQLQNQPVAPSQGQMVQGQAGGQTVLSRPMNQGQRGMTPPKQLMPPQGQGMMQNQAQLGGGQGHQALLMQQQQQQQQQQPQQQHQHQQQASQQQNAMMEQMVANQMQGNKQAFGSKGQPAVMPGQMMRGPSPNLQGNMVPFQSQQQMTPQQQQQIAQLQQQQQQLQQQQLQLQHQQPQQQQLQQQQLQQQHQQQMAQQSQQIPVNGNPNQPLGMHGNQMRLPGHLVQQQLQQQQLQQKQQQQHQQQQHMMQQLQQQQLQQQQQQQQQAGQQHSHQLGDGTGSTGDLSQQQMLPDMQMQQQQQGMMGGPQHMQVGNGHFPGHGMPFNSQFAGQMAIAGQTAGFPVNKDVTLTSPLLVNLLQSDISASQFGPGGKQGAGGVGGNQAKPKKKKPPRKKKPKAGEGQQSVEGIGGLDSAPQGLDDGELQGLGSDQGAGTDSSNSKLPEFSNRSGFSGQSGDQRVLQQMPLPFMAQQQQQQQQQQMQQMQQQQLQQMQQQEQQQQQQIQQQQQQQLQKQQMHMQISGQPGTPQSSQQGQHQIHPHHLQLQQQQTQHMQQQQQQQQQQQQQQQQQPLTPQQQQQQHMMMLLKMQEQAKNRLPLQQSGHPQRTLVNPGDPAQRMPVSQQGNMPVMINLQGHGGVTPSPEKNRGMQPVVNSQLAAAARRMPHPEIGQGTTGMAPEDASGTPNLQERSSVEMAPQAGNASQQNIVNQGPNSHLLKPVPSSVPQQPGASPQQPPQQAPMAGSHNLHFPNAPSTSQSSRPKTPNRASPRPYHHPLTPTNRPPSTEPSEINLSPERLNASIAGLFPPKINIPLPPRQPNLTRGFDQQGLNPTTLKAIGQAPPNLASLNNSNSSGHNSVQQGYTQATNAASTGAKQEKQTVGGQTKRASPSNSRRSSPASNRKTATPSPGRQKWAKNPLTSIANQQQMASSQTVMASASSVLPSPTTSISSVGTLDSQQILNPLQALPSNSDAMRESQGQVPQLDTRQITQAERDHSALRMANQRMPTQETKIQEPNMPSEQPSDELRQPQNPPPQEHGTAVGASFRDAPTSLNQLLDNMGHTSLSTKPPMVTPPVALVEQESQRVSCTPQSSDSGLPLPTSEHEQKSKVGSMASPNVIQTSSLSPQSSLGVSSISPSLLTSTASNSILHPNPSVSSSTKPITSMSQTVLHRPTSSGSTHPKQITVFVTSNPISSAASTVSAVPPAIVSTVLAVPTKSIRSPDVHQSVSTQNRPPQFITGPVIFQVPSVSVPPSTNVVSQPVTMVGPIQVTANIQFSSAPDSTAASTLSAPMATHSPVVSIATSQPGRTMIGQIQVQMPASPASSLNTVHPSQQKSISDVPISKTSPVGPSSSLHSNTTPAISPSLQQPLGSLPTCSSSGTTAVANRSPLSQSPTTIAKSSPVQNVLVKTTPHSSDPYQMQQQTTNQPGKPIDTASSQAPLQVITNATLSSPPPTPTVVSSAPQLSALVPTVSLSAPVHVPPPISSCTVTPSPSQITRGSAVEPQGNSASSSPPITSMSAPSVPPNASVTPATSTGPEARSSPLLPAVEPQPSTVTETSLPESANTTVPAADIPAQPAQEQQQTVEAAPSVAEQGWAKKRKTPIDLAQREARGHTEKVKGPSRRSSRAEKDTEEEVPDNGQRKRAARPGSASSNPGKAAESNTGASPTQAKRRKSK; encoded by the exons ATGGCGCAGCAGCCCGGCCCACCTGAGATCACCTGGTGTACGGGTTCTCCTGGGGTCACTCTGAGCACAGAGGACGACTCTGGATTGGAGGACGGAGATGACGTGTGCAGTAATCATGGAAACAGTGGCTTGGATTGGTCTCAGAATCCGCATGGAAAAAAGGAATGCACCACGATCTTTGTCGCATTCAAGGGAAACCTTTATGATGATGACTTTCAGCACAAGCTTGACACCATCTTAAATGGGATGCCCCAGATGCTCTCATTGG GTCCTGAGAGGCTGGCACCCCAGCGAGTGGAGCCTTGGAACAGCGTGCGAGTCACATTTAATATCCCCAGGGAAGCCGCTGAACGCCTCCGACTCCTCGCTCAAAACAACCAGCAGCAGCTCCGGGACCTGGGGATCCTATCGGTGCAAATTGAAG gtgaaggACCCATCAATGTGGCAGGTGGGCAAAACCGAGGTCAGGAAGTCAGAGTGAACGGACCTATTGGGCCACCGGCTCAGATGAGGATGGATGTTGGGTTTCCTATGCAACAAGGCCCTG CTGGAATGCGGATGAACAATCCCTCAATGGTGCCCTCTGGTCCTGGCATGGCTCCACAGGGTATGGTACCTGGCAGTAGTGGACAGATGCACCCGAGGGTAATGAGGCCAGCAACACAATCGG ATTCCATGGATCCCATGATGTCTGGGCTCGCTTTGCAGCAGCCGCAACAGCTCCAACACCCACAGGCACCTCATGGCCCACCCACCCCTATGGGTCCGCAGGGACATCACATACAGGCAATGCAAGCAAACCGGCAGCTCAATCCGACAGCCCTTCAACAActacagcagcaacagcagcagcatcaaCAACAGCAGGCTCAGTTAGCCCAGTTGAGTGGTGCTCGTGGCCCATTTAACCCTTCAAACCAGATGCCTATCCCTCCTGGTTGGAACCAGTTACCACCTGGAGTTCTTCAGCCACCACCTACTCAGGGGTCTATGCCTCCGAATTGGAGAAAAGCTCCTCCACAAGGTCAAATAGTACAGCGGCCTCCTTCTTTGGCATCTGTGCAAACACCAAACCATCCTCCGCCACCATATCCCTTTGGTAGCCAGCAGGCTGGGCAGGTTTTTAATGCCATGGctcagcaacagcagcagacACCAGGGGCAAACCAGTTTGCAGCCCCTCAGCCCAAAGTTCCCCAAGGAGTTGTGGGCGTTGTTGGATCAAGGGTGCCTCCTTCTTTGCCTCCTGTGTCTGCTTCACAAAGCAACCTTGCTGCTAAGTCCCCTGGATCCTCATCTTCACCATTTCATCAGGGTTCACCTGGAACCCCACCTATGATTGGACAAGGTCAGCTAGGGCCACGTCCAACAACTCCACAGGGGTTCCCGCAGGGAGTTGGATCCCCAGGCAGGGCTGTGTTAGGGCAGCAGGGTAATGTTCAGCCAGGGTTTATGGGAATGCCTCAGCATGGCCAGGTTCCCCAAGGAGGCATGGGAG GTATGCCAAAACGAATGCCAATGGGCTTCTCAAATGTAAGTCAGAACTATGTCCAAGGACAAGTTACCACAAGCGGAGCGGGAACGCCCACAGGTGGTACCCTTCAGCTTCAAAGTGGCCAAAATATGGCTCATCCAG GTCCACAACCTTCAGTATCAACACCAAACCACATGCAGCCCAATTCCCTACAATCTGGTGGAATTGGCCATCATGGTGGAATGCCTCCTCAGCCTCCATCCAGCTCAGGTGGTGGTATGGGCCAACCACAGTCAGGTCTACAGACCCAAATGATGGGCATGCAGACCCAGCTTCAAAATCAGCCTGTAGCCCCCTCTCAAGGTCAGATGGTGCAAGGCCAGGCAGGAGGTCAAACTGTCCTGTCCCGGCCCATGAATCAAGGACAGAGAGGGATGACCCCTCCTAAACAGTTAATGCCTCCACAGGGACAAGGGATGATGCAGAACCAGGCCCAGCTCGGTGGAGGGCAGGGGCACCAAGCATTACTGatgcagcagcaacaacaacaacaacagcagcagcccCAGCAACAGCACCAACACCAGCAACAAGCATCACAGCAACAAAATGCTATGATGGAACAGATGGTAGCCAACCAAATGCAAGGTAACAAGCAGGCTTTTGGGTCCAAAGGTCAACCAGCTGTTATGCCAGGCCAGATGATGCGAGGCCCATCACCTAATTTGCAAGGTAACATGGTGCCGTTTCAGTCGCAGCAACAAATGACTccgcagcaacagcagcagattGCTCAGttgcaacaacagcagcagcaattgcagcagcagcagcttcaaCTGCAACACCAACAGCCACAACAACAGCAgttacagcagcagcagctacagcagcagcatcagcagcaAATGGCACAACAGTCCCAGCAGATCCCAGTGAACGGTAATCCCAACCAACCATTAGGGATGCATGGTAATCAGATGCGACTTCCAGGACATTTGGTCCAGCAACAGCTCCAGCAGCAACAGCTTcagcaaaaacaacagcaacaacatcaGCAACAGCAACACATGATGCAACAGCTACAGCAGCAACagctacagcagcagcagcaacagcagcagcaggctgGCCAACAACATTCACATCAGCTTGGAGATGGCACTGGAAGCACAGGTGATCTGAGCCAACAGCAGATGCTTCCTGACATGCAAatgcaacagcagcagcagggtATGATGGGCGGGCCTCAACACATGCAGGTGGGCAATGGACATTTTCCTGGTCATGGCATGCCTTTCAATTCTCAGTTTGCTGGCCAGATGGCCATTGCTGGACAAACAGCTGGGTTTCCAGTGAATAAGGATGTGACCTTGACTAGTCCTTTATTAGTTAACCTACTTCAGAGTGACATTTCTGCCAGCCAGTTTGGACCAGGTGGAAAACAAGGAGCTGGTGGGGTTGGTGGTAACCAGGCCAAaccaaaaaagaagaaaccaccTCGTAAGAAGAAACCCAAAGCTGGCGAGGGGCAACAGTCTGTAGAAGGCATTGG TGGTTTGGATTCAGCTCCACAAGGGTTGGATGATGGAGAGTTGCAAGGTTTGGGTAGTGATCAAGGAGCTGGAACAGATTCTTCCAACTCAAAGCTCCCTGAATTTTCTAACCGGTCAG gcttttCTGGACAATCAGGAGATCAAAGGGTTTTGCAGCAAATGCCATTGCCATTCATGgcccagcagcagcaacagcaacagcaacagcagATGCAAcaaatgcagcagcagcagttacAACAAATGCAACAGCaagaacaacagcagcagcagcaaatacagcagcagcagcagcaacaattGCAAAAGCAACAGATGCATATGCAAATTTCTGGTCAACCTGGAACACCACAAAGTTCACAACAAGGACAGCATCAAATCCATCCGCATCACTTACAGCTTCAACAGCAGCAAACACAGCacatgcagcagcagcagcagcaacaacaacaacaacagcagcagcagcagcagcaaccacTGACaccacaacagcagcagcaacaacacaTGATGATGCTGCTTAAAATGCAGGAACAAGCAAAGAATCGTCTCCCACTTCAACAAAGTGGCCATCCCCAAAGAACTCTTGTTAATCCTGGTGATCCTGCACAACGAATGCCTGTATCCCAACAAGGAAACATGCCTGTAATGATCAATTTACAAGGGCATGGAGGTGTCACACCCtctccagaaaaaaacagaggcaTGCAGCCAGTAGTAAATTCGCAGTTGGCTGCTGCAGCTAGAAGAATGCCCCATCCAGAAATTGGCCAGGGAACCACAGGAATGGCACCAGAGGATGCATCAGGCACCCCTAATTTGCAGGAAAGGTCATCGGTTGAAATGGCGCCTCAAGCTGGGAATGCCAGTCAACAAAATATTGTCAACCAAGGTCCTAATTCTCATTTGTTGAAGCCTGTACCTTCATCAGTCCCTCAGCAACCAGGAGCAAGTCCACAGCAACCACCCCAACAAGCACCAATGGCCGGCTCACACAACCTCCACTTTCCTAATGCTCCTTCAACTTCCCAAAGTTCCCGCCCTAAGACACCAAACCGTGCCAGTCCTAGACCATATCACCATCCCTTAACCCCCACCAACCGTCCACCCAGCACTGAGCCGTCAGAGATAAATCTCTCTCCCGAGAGACTGAACGCATCGATTGCCGGTCTTTTCCCCCCAAAGATTAACATCCCTCTGCCACCCCGACAGCCTAACTTAACTCGAGGTTTTGATCAACAAGGTCTAAACCCTACCACTTTGAAAGCTATTGGACAAGCTCCACCAAATCTTGCATCTCTTAACAACAGTAACTCTAGTGGCCATAATAGTGTTCAACAGGGTTATACACAAGCTACTAATGCTGCCAGTACAGGTGCAAAGCAAGAAAAACAGACGGTTGGAGGGCAAACAAAGCGAGCTAGTCCCAGTAACAGTCGACGATCTAGTCCTGCGTCAAATAGAAAAACGGCCACTCCTAGCCCAGGAAGACAGAAGTGGGCAAAGAACCCCCTAACCTCCATAGCAAATCAGCAACAAATGGCCAGTTCCCAAACCGTAATGGCCAGTGCTTCTTCAGTCCTCCCAAGTCCCACTACGTCTATATCATCTGTAGGCACACTTGATTCTCAGCAAATTCTAAACCCTCTGCAAGCACTGCCTAGTAACTCGGATGCAATGAGAGAGAGCCAGGGGCAGGTACCACAGCTAGACACGCGTCAGATTACACAAGCGGAAAGAGATCATTCTGCCCTCAGAATGGCAAATCAACGCATGCCAACCCAGGAAACAAAAATTCAAGAACCTAATATGCCGTCTGAGCAACCGTCAGATGAGCTGCGTCAACCTCAGAATCCACCACCGCAGGAGCACGGTACGGCTGTTGGGGCATCTTTTAGAGATGCCCCAACATCCCTCAATCAGTTGCTAGATAATATGGGCCACACATCCTTGTCCACAAAGCCACCCATGGTTACTCCACCAGTAGCTTTGGTGGAACAAGAGAGTCAACGTGTCTCCTGTACCCCACAGAGCAGTGATAGTGGGCTGCCTTTGCCCACTAGTGAACATGAACAAAAATCTAAGGTTGGTTCAATGGCTAGCCCAAATGTGATCCAGACTAGTAGTCTAAGCCCACAGTCATCATTGGGTGTATCCAGTATTAGCCCAAGTTTGCTTACTAGCACTGCTTCAAATTCCATTTTACATCCCAACCCTTCCGTTAGTTCCAGTACTAAACCTATTACAAGTATGTCTCAAACAGTCTTGCATAGACCTACATCATCAGGGTCCACTCATCCAAAACAAATAACTGTTTTCGTAACATCCAATCCCATTAGTTCTGCTGCTAGCACGGTATCTGCAGTGCCTCCAGCCATCGTCTCAACAGTGCTTGCAGTACCTACTAAGAGCATAAGATCTCCAGATGTGCACCAGTCCGTTTCTACTCAAAATCGCCCTCCACAGTTTATCACAGGACCCGTCATTTTCCAAGTACCTTCTGTTTCTGTACCGCCGAGCACCAATGTGGTTTCTCAGCCTGTCACTATGGTTGGGCCCATACAGGTAACTGCTAATATTCAATTCTCTTCTGCTCCAGATTCAACTGCAGCTTCTACTCTATCTGCCCCCATGGCAACACATTCCCCTGTTGTAAGCATAGCCACAAGTCAGCCAGGTCGTACCATGATTGGACAAATTCAAGTGCAAATGCCTGCAAGTCCAGCATCTTCTCTAAACACAGTCCACCCTTCTCAGCAAAAGAGCATTTCTGATGTCCCGATCTCAAAAACAAGTCCTGTAGGACCATCATCCTCTTTACATTCTAACACAACTCCAGCTATTTCTCCATCTCTTCAACAACCTCTAGGATCTTTGCCTACCTGTTCCAGCTCAGGGACTACTGCTGTTGCCAACAGGAGTCCCCTCTCACAATCACCAACAACTATTGCCAAGAGCAGTCCAGTCCAAAATGTTCTGGTCAAGACCACCCCCCACAGTAGTGACCCCTATCAGATGCAACAGCAGACTACAAATCAGCCAGGAAAACCTATAGACACTGCATCATCTCAAGCCCCTCTTCAAGTGATTACAAATGCAACACTTTCTAGTCCACCACCTACTCCCACAGTCGTCTCATCTGCACCTCAGCTGTCAGCACTAGTACCTACAGTTTCTTTGTCTGCACCTGTGCACGTTCCTCCACCCATTTCTTCCTGCACCGTTACACCCAGCCCTTCGCAGATCACTCGCGGTTCTGCTGTGGAACCTCAAGGCAATTCTGCTTCAAGTTCTCCACCGATCACAAGTATGTCTGCACCGTCTGTTCCACCTAATGCTTCAGTGACCCCTGCGACATCCACTGGTCCTGAAGCAAGGTCATCTCCACTACTTCCAGCTGTAGAACCACAACCATCCACAGTAACGGAGACAAGCTTGCCCGAGTCAGCAAACACCACGGTGCCTGCTGCAGATATTCCAG CTCAGCCTGCAcaggaacaacaacaaactg tagaGGCAGCACCATCTGTGGCAGAACAAGG ATgggcaaagaaaagaaagacgcCCATCGACTTAGCCCAaag GGAAGCAAGAGGCCATACCGAAAAGGTAAAAGGCCCCAGCCGAAGGAGCTCACGAGCCGAGAAGGACACTGAAGAGGAAGTGCCTGACAacggacagagaaagagagcagcCAGACCGGGGTCAGCATCTTCTAACCCCGGGAAAGCTGCAG AATCGAACACTGGAGCAAGTCCCACGCAGGCCAAGCGAAGGAAGTCGAAGTGA